The Oreochromis aureus strain Israel breed Guangdong linkage group 16, ZZ_aureus, whole genome shotgun sequence genome includes the window aagcagcaaaaatatgTAGAAATGGTCAAATGAAGTTTTCCCAACCATCAGGAGATGTTAGTGCAGATTGTGATTGGGATGTCTGCTTGATGTCTTATATTTCTTACCCAGTCAAATACCCccaatataaataataaaaaatgaaagagaaaaaaactaaactgagcCTAAACACTATTAGGCTGAAACTAAAAAATCAAACGCACACTGGAAACCAACTGAAAATAGAAAccaaaattttaatttcaattaaaaaaaacaactctggTCAGAACACacctttaaatatttataaGAAATGTCCCTGAAAAGATTGTAACAAGGcaccatttcttcatttttgtggttttcagttcggtagagatttttttttaatgacaagaACTGGGCACAAACTGCGGACTGCACTTTACCTCAGTGAAAATAAATCTTTCTGAAAAGCCTTCTGAAAATGTTCTGAAATTTTGAGGGCACTGGTCTTCAATTTCAAAGAAAAGCGTCATTTTTAAGTTGTGAAGTTTTCTCTCATCCgaagtttcagttcagttctaggtagagagtcccagatttttaaTGACAAGAACTGGGATCCTCTAATCaaaccaaggtgtgaaagcggacCTGCAGCCCATTGTAAACACCCgccacaccttggcgcatgtgattagtcaccaggggtcctttgtccctccttggggatactcccactggtttaaatctgggactcggccatttgaccttagaactgaaaatgagaagctttcggatgagaggtgaaacgtcttcaagcaacttaaagaagtccagacgcttctTTGCAAACTTTTGAGATGACCTGGATGAACTGACACTTGAACTGGTCTCTACTCTAAACTGATTTGTGGGCTCTTACTTGCTGAGAAGACCTTCGAGCAGGCTGTTGGGCACGGGAAGGTGGAAAGCCTTACAAATGGTCCTTATCTCTTTTGTGGAGAGACGTTGtgtcctaaagaaaaaaaaacaagatcacAACATATCCAACATATGGTAGAGCCAAAAGCTGCAGTTAGTAGACTACAGTTCGGACTCGCATTGGCTGTGAGCCTGCTGTTTGTCAGAGACATTTGAGAAAggctcaaagaaaaaaaacaacaaaacaaaacatgttggtTAGAGGCCAGTACATTACATCAGAGACAATGTGCCATCAGCAGCAACATGAGCTGGCCTTTGTTGTTAGTTTAACATAAAGTACATGCAATTCCCATAAGGACTGACATAAATTCAGTGCTAGTGGAAAACGGTTTAAAGTGATATCGTGTTTGGACAATGTGTGTAAAACAGAGGATGTCTGTCCTGCAAGAACACTTATTCTCCACAGCCACAGTAATGCCCGCGAGTCCAGAGGCGCCGTTCTTGTCATGCCATCCTTATTACAGGGATGCTGATGAACAAATTGATGCCTATTAAGGGTGTCAATACTTGTGTCACATAAACAAATCAGCAAAAGTGAGTTAAAGGTCCTATCAAATGGATGAGCAGTGTGTGCGCATTAAATATGTGattttatgcacaaaaacaaaatcaaggtGATACACAatcagaaacacacatagactcaggatagtgtgtgtgtgtgtgtgtgtgtgtgtgtgtgcatgcgcagTGGCCTAAACATGTCTTAAGGATCCATCTGGTTCCAATGCTCCGCTCTCACATTGCTGGAACTAATCGTTGCTCTGAGGTATGGGGGCTACAGGCTGCACGATTGATACCTTGTTGTGACGTTATctgcctgtgtgtttttctgtgtgtgtttgtgtttatgctgcAATAGTATTTTGCCTTACTTGTGTCGATCCTGATCCACAAATGCTCTGGCCATTTTAGGGAATTCTTCAAAGGCCTTCTTCTTGAGGAAGTCCTGGGCCACAGCCAGCATCAAGCCCACGTCCACCTGGGTCTGCTTGCGCTCTGAGAAACACCGGCCCAGCACCAGCACCTCGTGCTCAGACAGATCGCAGTCCAGGCCCAGCAGCAGGCTCCTGTTTGGGGAGAAAATAATACACACAAACTGATGACCAATGAACTAACCCACATCTCACAATCCTTTAAGGTTGTTTTCACACCTACGGTTCACTTACTCTGGTCCAAATCAGCTCATGAGTCTGTAAACTTGAAGATCTGGTTTCTGTTTACCAGATAAAACTCGAAGGGGAACTCGAAGTGAACCAAAATGTGTTGCTACATAATATGTGAGAACGTGTAGCACGCTTATTGGTCAGATGTGTCTGgagcaacaaaagtaaataGAGGAAAGAGGTTGAGGTTGTGTTCTCACTGAGTGGGTAACATGGAGAACTTACATTCAATTTATGGCTGGCCCATACTAACTGTTTTATTCTCCATTTTCCATAAAACAAAGAGAGTTCGACTTAGAATTCGATTTAAACTGACTAAACCCTGCAGATGTGAAAACACCCTTAATATATTGTGCATAGGATTTCTCTTTGCTTTCATGTGTCACTTATTATATTTACATCCTTAGAATTGGACAGGAACAACTTAGTCTCCAGTAAATCACTATTTAAACTCACTGCCACCTGACTGTCCACATATGTATTGAATAACTGTCCTTTTCATCACTTTATGGTTAGGAACTAGAACCCTTCTCTTAGTGTCGTCCAAGTTACGGCACTCTGCTAACAGGAGGTGCTGGCAGTAATTTCACCTTGTAGAACTGAATACATTGATCACGTACTTCAACACTTGCAGGCTAGAGATTAAACTGCAAGCGTTTTTTCTTCATTACTGTACCTTATCGACTCAAAAGGGATGAAGCCAGTGTTGCTGGGGTCACTGAGAGTCAGAAACTTCCTTATCTCACTCTGTTTCTCCTCCGGAAGGGACCTTAGTTTGCTAATGATGATGCCCATGTTGGCTCTGGGAAACTTTAAAGGgtaacacagaaaacatgctTAATAGCACTTAAGGAAAAGCGGCCTGGTTCATGCCCCCGagacaaaaaactaaaaccagcTTGTGCTGATTTGTTATCTTTCCTCCTTACCTCCTCAGCATGCTGCTCCATGTACTTGAATGTGTATTCATCAGCATCCAGAAGCTGGAAGTTGATGCTGTTAAGGCAGAGGGTACCTCCCACATACAGATCCTGAGCTGTAAAGTACTGAGACAGCTGACTCTTAAACAGCTCCTGGCCTGGCTTCTTTACCCGACCGCGCTCCAGAAACTTACCACCAAGAACACCTACAAGATGGGACAGAGTGTAGAAAGAAAGCATCGGTAATACTTAACTACATGTATCCGAACCATGATGGTAATCATTTTTTGTATCTCAGGTCCTACGAGTATCTCTGGTGCAAATGAGGACGGAAAGTTTTTACCTGAGTTCTTCTGTGGGCGTTCAAACACACTGATGGTGTCATCGGAGAGGTAGAAGGAGATGATGAAAACCCGCTCTCTGTCAACTGGATCAGCTGTAATCATCTTAGCTTGGAAATTCAGCACTTTACTGTCCAAGCCATACCTGTGGAGACAGGCTCACAGTAGAGTTCGGGGCTAGCACTAACACATATAGAGTGAGAGATAGAGATAAAAACCTTTCACTAATTTGATTGTGACAGTGACTTAAACTCATCGAACCTGTCTTTCTCCATAAATTTCTGGAAGTCTTTCCGTGGCGGCTTGGGCAGGAGGCGCTGGCAGAAGCTCAGTGAGTCTTCCTCTGAGCCAAAGCCGTTGTAGGGGGGCACAGGTCTCAGGGGCTTAGGGGCTGGTGGAGCTTTGTATTGCAACGGGGTGAAGTCCTCTGAGAGGAAGCGggagaaagaagaaacaaaacacttaaaagaagaaaagaaacccAGGAGGAGAGCTTAAATGATCACAAGGAAACAGGTAATCCATCCCTGAGCTGACCCCTGACTACTCAGAGCAAGACGGGACACTTCCATCACAGTGGCCTGTCAGCGGGGCCTCTGTCTTGTTTCCTGCCGTGACTAATGCAGCAAGCCCCCAAAACCTACCCAGGGTGGCAGAGAGCAAGGATATACTATAAGGTTTTTCCCTGCTGGGGAGTAAGTGCCTTTAAATTTAACTGGAGGCCCAGGTGTCTTTTGTCAGTTCATCAATGGTGTtgaacactttctttttttctaataagCATCAAGCAAGGAGCACTCTCTATAGACAGAAAGACTTCATTATCCAAGCAAATCTATCCTGTACCATTGGATTCAGGAATCACTTCCACAAGAAGGACGGCTTTGGCAGATGCTTGCTCTTACTGCCCCCAAGTGTTCAGATTAATGCAATGCAAGACACAGGTGAAAATCCCCAGGAAAAAATATGTCACTGTAAGCATTTTCTTACATCATTTATTCCATAGGTGTATACTTAAtgcaattaattttttttttcagttgacaATCCTGTCCAAAGAAACAATGCAAACATTTGTAGTAATActgaaataaagaaatcaaCAGCACTGCAGTAGTGTTTACCTTACCTATGCCATATTTGGAGTGGTAGTAGTGTTTGGTGAAGTCATCACAGTCAGCGAGGATTACTCTCCTGCCCCACACATTCACTTCCCCACCTATGATCAAATCACAGTCCTTGTAGAATTCCTCGTGGACAGCTCCGGTCTGCAGGTGAGAGTGGAAATAATGGAGATAATGAAAtgagtaaacaaaaaaaacttataTAGAATCTTACTTGTTGAATTGAATTACTTAAACACACATGAATTGGATGGTTATATCTATTAAGAGCCTGGTGCTGAGTGGATACAGGGACATTGTAAGAGTGGGACATGGTGATCGAAGAATCCTGAATTAAAATCCACAGCAGAAATTATATCAGCAAAGATGGTGGAATAAGATTAACGCTCTGTGGAAGCATTTTAAAACCTTATCTTGGGTCAAAGTCAGGAaaccttttatttctgattAGACTGATCCTGTAACAAATGAAATTAGCTTAGAataagctttttgtttttaatttaagctTCAAAATCAGCACCTGGAGGCTTTATCGTGATGACTGCTGATTAGCTGGACTTGCTAGAAGGACTTTCCtttatgaattaaaaaaatgttatgcatggaggaaacccttttttttcatgttttgattTCAAGGAGCCAAgttttattgtatatttttaaatggtcagaAATGCAGTGTTTTGTCCTAatgcacctaactcaagggatgaatcagtgttgtgtctacacacagCACACAACTCAGCAAAGAACCAAATTTAaatatctttaggcactttgttaccatGGGACTGacacataaacatgtttgttcCTATTACTTTTAGCCGAATGtgtaaaaaatgccaaagataacacagtttgacagacatcgtacttactattgtttgagtacttacgattgttttattgtaccttttatattttacatttatatttattattgtattttgcaccaagggagtggcactccaatttcgttgtaccctgtacaatgacaataaaggctattctattctattctattctattctattctacatagaaaatatttttgtaccaACATGGTGATTTGCAAAGAccagaaaactgaaaattgatggaattattaTTTAATACAGAAAAGTGTGGTCAAACATAATCTATGTTTGATTagcaacagcttttttttttcagcatgacactgccaatgcagtaaaagcatatctgaatagagaaacacacaatggaacattatcagtcatggactggcctcagCAGAATCATTTTAGCAGCGTGGCATCATCttcacagagaacagaacaaaaagcagccaacatccaaagaataACTTTGAAAGTCTttgagaactattcctgaaggatacttaaagaaattagaagaaaacccacctaagagagttcagactgtgaaGTATAAAGGTATTCATACTTTGACTTTCAAGGTCTTGTACAacctctgtttttgccttatatattgTATTTCCACATATGTACgtacatgtttcaataaattgccCCTATTTCCCaatttcctagcaaaatatggAGGGAATGAGGAGTGACACAAGAGGTTTGCGCAGTATTGTATTTACTGAAACAGGAAGCGGCCTTCCCCTAGACTGGATTACTGGATTGTAATTCGACGCATATTTTATCCTCTAACTCTAATCGAGTGTCTTAATAGCTCGTTTTAGACTTAACCTCTGAGATTCACGAAAATCTCGCTAACTGCCTAGCCTCTCGGTGACCTCTCAAATAACATCCCGTTAGCATGTTTGTAGTGTGAGCATAGCTGAGACAGGACATACTTTGAGGCTGTCCAGTATGTAGCGATTTCCCATAGTACTGGAGGTGAGCACGTTGAGCACCGTGCGGTCTGTTATCtctccaggctgcttgacttTGGCTGGAACATGCTGCAAAAGGAAAACAAGTGCGGACaggaaaaatacagaaactgttaaacaaaAAATACTCTTTATAAGTAAATACCATTCTGCATGCACACAACTggtaagagaaagaaaatgatggataaaagactgaaagagagagggagaagcagATCAACAAAATAAGACTGAAGAAGGAAACGAGATCTGTCGTTAAGGACACGGTGATTTCCCACTGGATGGCAAAGTCTGCTCAACCTTTAAGGCTGACATTTAATAAAAAGGCATCGGAGCAAACAACGTTACTGGACTGAAAACACATAGTTACACACTGACATGATTGATGCCTGGATGTCCTTCAGGATGAATTAGGCTTGGTCAGTCAGTAACTGGAGGAGAAAGCCTACATGCTTGAGGGAAACTGGGTGCTAAAGCAGTCCTGTCAGAGTGAATGAGGTCTCCATGAAAGCAGGAAGACGAAAAGAAGCAACACAACCAGAAAGAGGGACACTGCAAGCCTTTAGGTTAGGAGTAACCATCTTTAAATGTTaactaaaacaaagaaatagcAAAACTTCAAGCTCAAAAAAGCCCTTATTTACCCTTTTGTATAAACCTGTCTGTGCGTTTCTTCCTTATTCTCTCATTTCTCGACAGCTGTTATCGCGCTCTTATCACGCTGCCTTACCTACCTTAGGTAGTCTGCAGCGACGAAGAAATTTGTTCACTTTGTCTCTGCCAGAATTTGGGGGGATCACCTCCCGGATCTCTATGGTGTCATCAACCAGGAAGTAGTGCAGTATGAGCTCCCGCAAGTCAACATAAATGCTCTGTGAGTCATCCCAGAAGCAGTAGAAGCGCAGGACTTTGCGGTCATGGTCCAAGAACTGCTTCAGCGTATCATGTCTCTCATATGGCCGAAGCGGCTGCATACTCTTTTTGAGCTGAGAGCgtgaaacaaataaattattcactataactttctttaaaaataaataaataaaggaggaTTAAAATATAGTTCGACAGAGTTATATGAgttgaaataaaatacaaacaacaaaaaatgtatttcggATGCTCACCTGTTCCCGGAGGCTGCTGTAGGGGTCCTCAGGTACAGTGGTAGGGTTATTTACGTGCACCCCACGTTTTGTCAGAAAGTTCCTTGTGAAAGAGTCACAGTCAGTCACAGTGAACGTGCGAGAGTACAGCTTCATCTGTTGGTTGATGTTGAAATGGAACAGGTTGTAGAACTGGCCTTCATTTGGAGGAGGCAGTGGGATACGGTGGCGACGAATGAGTGTTCCTATGACAGGGATCACCAACACAGAATTGGTAACAAATGGGTCTGGAAACTCTCATCATATTGCATTTTTGGGCCACTTGGGAAAAAGCAGAAGATGaacaaaaatccaaacctaATCCCAAAAGAGTTGGGACGCTGTGTAGAATGTAAattaaaacagaatgcaatcaTTGACAAACTCATAAAACCATATCAGTCTGAAGAAATGTCTTTTTGCAAGAGACAAAGCTGAAAATCAATGCTGAATGCCCATGATCATCGCCACCCCGAAGGCATCTAATACAGGCATGGTTttgtcatggaaatcactgcatcagctcaggaacacttccagaaatcactgTTCACTGTCCACAAATGGTTGGCAGAAACGGTTAAAGCTCAATCATGCAGAGAAGAAACTGTATGTGAACAACGCCACCATCTTCTCTGAGCCAACActcatttaaaatttacagAGGCAAAGTAGACTGCATCTGTAGTCAGACAAATTAAAATGCaatatttgattttttatttcttcacaGTGTCCTTGGGACTAAAGATGAGAGGAACCATAGAGGTTGTTATCAGCCTCACTTCAGAAACCTGCGTCTTTGCTGGTATGGGGGTGCATTAGTGAATATGGAATTGGCAGtgtgcacatctggaaaggtgCAATCAGTGCTGAAATGCATATACaagttttagagcaacatatgcGCCCATCCAGATGATGTCTTCAGTGAAGGTCTTGTATACTTGCAAAACActgctaaaacacatactgccTCTATAACAACTTTCATAAACTTTTCTtcattcttcttcctcttcctcccatCAAATTCAAAGTGACCTTTTTTTTCATAGGCATAATTGGCATTAGCACTGAGAAGAAGGTCCTGGTTCACATCAGGCcgggtctttctgtgttttgctgTTCTCCTGTGTTTCATCTACTCCGCCCCTCCCACCGTcaaacatgcagtttgaggTAGACCTTActtgtgaatggttgtctgtcctgtgtgttggccctgcgacagactaaAACCTGTCCAGTttccccgcctctcgccctatgacagctgggataggctccagcgcccccgaCTTTTGGTATTATAAGAGTATGGAATGTTTCAACTTTTTATTATGAGTAAAATGTGAGTTTATCAGATTTGCAactcattgcattctgtttccATTTACATTTTGCATAGTGTctaattgtttatttatttatttattgaggcTGTAATTGAATTTAAGCAATATTCTCAAGATATTTCCTGTTATATCACAGACACCTTGGGGAATGCCACTGTTCTTGTACTCCGGCTCCACAACCTGTATGGTATCGTCTTCCAGGAAGAAGTAGATCTTACACTTTCTGATTCTGTACGTCTCAGACTGAGCCTCAGGTACAGTCTCCTGGAAGTATGCATCAAAACACAGAACCTAGAAGGACAAAGTGATATTTTGTGGCTAAAATTACTCAAATGACAAATGTTTAGTTAGTGAAATGATGACaggctttaaaaaataacaggttttatttattttttttacttgaatGAGTAACACAAGCTATTGGAAGCTTTAAACCTTAATAACAGAcgtaaaaaaataacacaaagctATACCATAATacgtgtctgtgtttgtctgagTGGACAATTAAAATCAGTTTCTATTATTCACCTGTTTGTCAAAGGTTACCCATGGTGGTAAACCGGTACCACTTCCTATAGGATAAACGGagtactttgatttaatctCCTGACCAACTAAATGTTCTCCTCCAATGCCTGGCTTCTCAGACCCAACCAGCATAGGGACTCCACTGGAATAGTCAAAATGTTGGGATTTGTGGAATTTCTCCTTCCCCAGCTGTGGTACAGAAAGGAGAAAGTATATCTGAGCACTttctattaaaaacatgttaaatagactggttcttatatgcctgagcactcaaagctcttTCTAAACAGCATACCTCACTCACCCACTCGTACAACCACTTTTATCTGAGCTTAAGTGCTCTCTAGCTAACAGGCGACCTGGGGTTAGTTTCTAGCTAAGGAAGTCGCCTGCTAACGAAACTCAGTAATTTGCGAGAAAAATACGAAGTGTCTTAAACTTACTCTTTCATTGGGAGAGTTCCCTGGCAGAAACGGTAAAGCCATAGTGGTAATACTTATAATTGTTGGATTACTTTCTCCATAAAACTCAGCAGCCCTGAAGTTCCAACGGTCTGTTATTGGTCTGTTACCATGGAAACGTCTATTGGGGACACGTCTCTTAGCAACAAAAAGAaccaataaaatatttttattttcataacaATATTCAAATTATTGCTGTTCATCGTATATTTTGATGCTAACATAGccaataaatttttaaaaaaaattatacattGTTTTTCCTCCAAGTTAAAAAGTACAACAGAGAGTAAACTGTGTACTTGTGTACTATTTATATATTAAAGTTTACAAATAGTATCAGAGTTGGCATATTTTTTACCACCTCTACTAAGGTAATTGAGTAATTATCCCTGTAAATAATACCTTGCTGTTTATAGTTTACTGTACATTCTGATTTGGAAATAATTCTTGCTGGAACTTTTACACTATCTATAAGCCCTCTGAGTCTAcctaaaaaaattataatttaatgTATGCCACACACATCCTGCAAAAATTAAAGTTGGACTTAAGAATACATTATAACACATCCTGTTTCTTTATAAACTGTAAACTATTATGCTTGTAGggcatacaaaaataaatggccAGAGTAACAgctcatttttgtttctaattatatgtgaaacattttacaaaatCCAAGTGAAAGTAAACTACTTCTGACACAACCCAGATCTCGGCTGAAGTCCCGGGGTGACCGCGTGTTTGCTCTGGCTGCCCCGGTACTGTGGAATACccttcctcttgtcctccgcgcATCTGATTCCATTGCACTGTTCAAATCACGACTAAAAACCCACTTATTCAATCTTGCCTTTCGCTCTAGTTaatatttttatgattttatattATGCACTTTTATGCTCATTTAATTTCTTGTTTGCTCTGTACCTGTTGCTTTCCTATGTATCAGTGACAGCTACCTGCTTGCATACCTAGTACTTGCTTTGGTCCTATTTCTATTATCTTCCTTCTACTCTCTCTGTTACTTGTTAAGCACCTTGGCATACccttggtttttaaatgtgttttataaagtttattattattattattattattattattattattgaaccAAAGCATGGATGAATGTATACTAACAGACTTCAAAGGCATCAGAGACTAGGTTTCATCATCTTTACAGTTAAATAAACTGCACTGTAAATTGAATTAGACACAATTCaacatatttctttatttttatttacttacatAATAGTCAGACCACAGCCTTCAGTACCCAAAGTGATGGTAAACATAATAGATCATAAAAAAACAGAGACTGCAAAGACTGGTGTAACCCAGTGTTTACTTTGAAGATGATTGATTATAACGTGTTGaaccaaaatataaaaattaacagTGGCACTGATAGAATACCCTAAAGACATGCATCCCCTGCCATGTGTAGGTGAACTGAAATCTATTTGCCCCAACTGTGCACAACCACAGTGGGAAATCTTTCCTTCTGGAACATTGTccgtttttttaataaatacataataacaGAAACATTCTGTTGggtttccttttttaatttaatttccaTGATATGTATTATTATTTGGCGTTAAAACTGGAGTGTTTCAAGACGGCCATTCTGGGCTAATAAATAAGTCCCACGTCTATATCAAAAATACTTGCAAGTACGATGTTATAAACAGAAGGGTTTGCAATGCAGCTTAAGTAAAAACACAGAGCTCCAAGCTAAACTGGTATCTGTTGGTCACTTGCTGTTAAAACACTTGAGAACTTAATTATAATATTGCTAATTATAAGCAAAGACTTATAATTATCCTCTATAGCTTTTTATAACATCAGAAACataacacaaaaaaccccccaataATACACTCTTCTCATTCGGTAGGTCCTAAGATGCCAGGCCGAGAAGGAATCCTCCGATGAAGCCACTTGTGACGAcaatgtttttcttcacaaacTCTCTGGACTGAAAGATACAAATCATATTTCATATGACACAGTCGCTTTTTCATTGTAACGGGAGGGTGAAAATGATCTCACAATCAACCAGACAACTCACAAaaaaattaccttctcaacaaatGTGTTGAGCTCAGGGACTGCCTGATCTGTTCCCTTCTTTAACTGCTTCTTAGCTTTGTTGACATCCTTCTCTACTCGCTTCCAGTCCACTTGGATATAACCACTGTTGTTAGCTACCTGAAGAAAGACAgattcatgaaaacaatgtcAACGTGTTGAAAAGCTTAACCTGCACATATTTATGCAGGGCGATGCAATAATACCTGTAAAAGCAGAAGACCGCCCCCCACTGCAGTAGCAGCAACTTTTCCAACCTTCTGGAAGAGGTAACCTGCACACCTAAGGCAAATTGAAAAGAGAGCATAGTAGCTGatctaacaataataatgacacAAGTTAGCCTAACAATGACCATTGTGAGGTGGCCATTCACTGTCATAAGGTTTGCATGATGTGAAAGGTCCCACTGATAAAGTATAACTAAGACACTGTTTGCAAGATACCTTAACTGCAGAGTTATAAAGTTGGGAGTGTGAAATTTGTTTTCTTAAGTGATGGCAAAATACAATTTTGTCTCTCTGCTACAGTAACATGTGAACAGCGAGATGAGCATGCACTATATGTaatacaatactgtgcaaaacgTTTTGAGCTACTCCTCATTTcaatatattttgcttccaaggagccaggcCTCCTggtcattttttaaagtggCCTTGAGCAGTAGCTCTCCAGCCCTTCTGATgctcttttaatgttttttctttggactttcctttccaagttctgaggtatgccaaatgaCACAAGAACTGGATTGTAAATCGCTTGTCAAAAGTAATAAATTCATGAACACAGTAAAAGTtctttgatccaccatgcaatgtCATCTCCAAAGTGTCTGATTTGGAAACTGAAACTAAATAATGAAACTGCTGCCATACACGCTGCTAAAGGTATACCTGGATAGAacccccccctccaaaaaacaaacaaaaaacacggTGGAACGCAGTCAGCCACCAATTGTGCaaagcctggacctcaacattactgaagcagtgtgagatCATCATGACaaagaatggaacaaaaggcatTCAAAGGAGAACTTTGAAGAACTATCTTTGAAGAGTGCTTAAAGGAATTAGACGAAAGCTTTCTGAGGAGACTTCAGGCTGTTGAAGAATACTCATGACCTTGATCACTTTCAAGGTCATTAGTATTGTATAAACTCTGTTTTGCTTTATATACTGTATGACAtatatgtttgcatgtttcaaaTAATGTCTGcacacatttcatattttcctaGCAAAGGAAATGTGGGGTGGCTAGAGATTTTTGCATAGTACTTTAAGAAATAAAGACATCCGTGTCCAATCAGCCAACAGAAAATATACTGTAAACAAGATGAGACACAGAGCAATTTATAACCATCTAAATTAACCTTGAGATTTTCTAATTTTGCGTTAGGGTGTTTCTCAGCCATTCATATTTACTAGAACTACAACTACATGAAGTGCTTAACTAGGAACGCTAAAGGCAGCATAATGCATTTTAATGAGAATATTTACCATCCACTCACTCCACCTATTGCAATCTGTGTAGCCACAGAGTATTTTTCAGCTATGGGGCCGGAATTCTTTCCGAAAAGGCGGTTCCACCATCGCTGACGTTTAGCGTATTCTGTCAGATCCACGACCTTGTCGTAAATCTCATCTTCCACTTGTGTACATacaaggaaaaataaaagacagctAGCATGAAATAACAATGAATGCAGCAGCGACAAGCCTTACAAGCACAGTTACATTAATGCTACAAAATCAACACACGATTCTAGACGCTATTATCCATTACTCAACTATAAACTGTAGTAGTTTCCTGCTTTTTTACTTAACAAGATCTATCATGACAAAGGCAGATACCAATAGTTTCATTACGGGCTCCATTAC containing:
- the efhc2 gene encoding EF-hand domain-containing family member C2 isoform X3, which produces MALPFLPGNSPNERVLCFDAYFQETVPEAQSETYRIRKCKIYFFLEDDTIQVVEPEYKNSGIPQGTLIRRHRIPLPPPNEGQFYNLFHFNINQQMKLYSRTFTVTDCDSFTRNFLTKRGVHVNNPTTVPEDPYSSLREQLKKSMQPLRPYERHDTLKQFLDHDRKVLRFYCFWDDSQSIYVDLRELILHYFLVDDTIEIREVIPPNSGRDKVNKFLRRCRLPKHVPAKVKQPGEITDRTVLNVLTSSTMGNRYILDSLKTGAVHEEFYKDCDLIIGGEVNVWGRRVILADCDDFTKHYYHSKYGIEDFTPLQYKAPPAPKPLRPVPPYNGFGSEEDSLSFCQRLLPKPPRKDFQKFMEKDRYGLDSKVLNFQAKMITADPVDRERVFIISFYLSDDTISVFERPQKNSGVLGGKFLERGRVKKPGQELFKSQLSQYFTAQDLYVGGTLCLNSINFQLLDADEYTFKYMEQHAEEFPRANMGIIISKLRSLPEEKQSEIRKFLTLSDPSNTGFIPFESIRSLLLGLDCDLSEHEVLVLGRCFSERKQTQVDVGLMLAVAQDFLKKKAFEEFPKMARAFVDQDRHKTQRLSTKEIRTICKAFHLPVPNSLLEGLLSKFADGDEIDYHAFLAGINWLEHPAPPVMPEDTLKFEVDVGFDGGGAAVKNINYSAFLQDAFSLPSNSSDTSA